A section of the Kribbella sp. HUAS MG21 genome encodes:
- a CDS encoding transcriptional regulator: MSDDGVPDRVNAEIHGVALRTIRTWRRRYQKEGRTRGGRRGYLGTPCPRCDGAELDEAAYALLLGWYLGDGSIARARRGVFTLQIVNDERYGVLNEEIAATIRRVKPTASPCLRGGGGAIRVEARWKHWPCVFPQHGPGRKHLRRIELADWQREIVAKYPEQLLRGLFHSDGCRVVNWASKPGREKRYYYVRYMFSNESDDIRKILTDTLDLLGIAWRQPRVNAIAVSRKEAVAALDVFVGPKS; this comes from the coding sequence ATGTCCGACGACGGCGTGCCTGATCGTGTCAACGCGGAGATCCACGGGGTGGCGCTGCGAACGATCCGGACGTGGCGGCGTCGATACCAGAAAGAGGGGCGGACGCGTGGCGGTCGCAGGGGCTATCTGGGGACGCCGTGTCCGCGGTGTGACGGGGCCGAGTTGGACGAGGCGGCGTACGCGCTGTTGCTGGGGTGGTATCTGGGGGACGGATCGATCGCGCGGGCACGGCGGGGCGTGTTCACCCTGCAGATTGTCAACGACGAGCGGTACGGCGTACTCAACGAGGAGATCGCGGCAACGATCAGGCGGGTGAAGCCGACGGCGAGTCCTTGCTTGCGTGGCGGGGGCGGTGCGATCCGGGTCGAGGCTCGCTGGAAGCACTGGCCGTGTGTGTTCCCCCAGCACGGCCCTGGGCGGAAGCACCTGCGCAGAATCGAGTTGGCCGACTGGCAACGGGAGATCGTTGCCAAGTACCCAGAGCAACTGCTCCGCGGGCTGTTCCACTCGGACGGCTGCCGCGTCGTCAACTGGGCGAGCAAGCCGGGGCGCGAGAAGCGGTACTACTACGTGCGTTACATGTTCTCCAACGAGTCCGACGACATCCGGAAGATACTCACGGACACGCTGGATCTGCTCGGGATCGCTTGGCGGCAGCCGCGGGTGAACGCGATCGCGGTGAGTCGGAAGGAGGCGGTTGCGGCGCTCGATGTGTTTGTCGGGCCGAAGAGCTGA
- a CDS encoding branched-chain amino acid ABC transporter substrate-binding protein: protein MGGTVQQRSVVRVGASLIVASLALTACGSRSGDGSGGGDGGSTKTAKIGVIAPLSGDLSALGLGIQHSVELAVKQANDSNAIPGWKLEVDAKDDEGKTEPGKNAATALASDKDVIGVVGTLNTSVSQQVQPVLAPKNIVQVSPANTGPGLTQGAKWQTDPQRPYKTYFRTCTTDAIQGPFAARYLFETAKITKVATIHDKKAYGQGLVGTFTEEFKKLGGQVVSAQTINPDDSNYQAVISAVKPAGPQAVYYGGEYPNAGPLSQQMKAAGLNVPLMGGDGIFDPKYITLAGKTADNDLATSVGAPVDSLESAKKFVADYNAQNYKEPYAAYGGYSYDAANAIINALKTSLKDAKDVESARAATVDALSKVSFDGVTGKVAFDEYGDTTSKVLTVYKVAAGKWATVETKDFESK from the coding sequence ATGGGAGGAACAGTGCAACAGCGTTCCGTAGTACGGGTCGGCGCGTCGCTGATCGTTGCGTCGCTGGCCCTGACTGCCTGCGGCTCACGCAGTGGCGACGGCTCTGGCGGGGGCGACGGAGGCTCGACCAAGACCGCGAAGATCGGCGTCATCGCGCCGCTGTCCGGAGACTTGTCGGCCCTGGGTCTGGGTATCCAGCACTCCGTCGAACTCGCCGTGAAGCAGGCCAACGACTCCAACGCGATCCCGGGCTGGAAGCTCGAGGTGGACGCCAAGGACGACGAGGGCAAGACCGAGCCGGGCAAGAACGCCGCCACGGCGCTGGCCAGCGACAAGGACGTCATCGGCGTCGTCGGCACGCTCAACACGAGCGTCAGCCAGCAGGTGCAGCCGGTGCTCGCGCCGAAGAACATCGTCCAGGTCTCGCCGGCCAACACCGGCCCGGGCCTGACCCAGGGCGCCAAGTGGCAGACCGACCCGCAGCGTCCGTACAAGACGTACTTCCGGACCTGCACGACGGACGCGATCCAGGGTCCGTTCGCCGCGCGGTACCTGTTCGAGACCGCCAAGATCACCAAGGTCGCGACGATCCACGACAAGAAGGCGTACGGCCAGGGCCTGGTCGGCACCTTCACCGAGGAGTTCAAGAAGCTCGGCGGTCAGGTCGTGTCGGCGCAGACGATCAACCCGGACGACTCGAACTACCAGGCCGTGATCTCCGCGGTGAAGCCGGCCGGTCCGCAGGCGGTGTACTACGGCGGTGAGTACCCGAACGCCGGTCCGCTGTCGCAGCAGATGAAGGCCGCCGGCCTGAACGTCCCGCTGATGGGCGGCGACGGCATCTTCGACCCGAAGTACATCACGCTGGCCGGTAAGACCGCCGACAACGACCTGGCCACCTCGGTCGGCGCGCCGGTGGACTCGCTGGAGTCGGCGAAGAAGTTCGTCGCGGACTACAACGCGCAGAACTACAAGGAGCCGTACGCCGCGTACGGCGGCTACTCCTACGACGCCGCGAACGCGATCATCAACGCGCTCAAGACCTCGCTGAAGGACGCCAAGGACGTCGAGTCGGCGCGCGCCGCCACGGTCGATGCCCTGAGCAAGGTTTCGTTCGACGGTGTGACCGGCAAGGTCGCCTTCGACGAGTACGGCGACACGACCTCCAAGGTCCTCACCGTCTACAAGGTTGCCGCCGGCAAGTGGGCCACCGTGGAGACCAAGGACTTCGAGAGCAAGTAG
- a CDS encoding branched-chain amino acid ABC transporter permease: MTDIQTPVDEAAETPAAEPGKPIAWPLGLAGVALVIVGSFLSWSYDGRILNDLSINFYPGGLQILAIIVALLSLVLLLAEKGPLVRLGSWLDATLGLRALGTGLTLYMVLVLIAISVESDGLINVNPGGYVTLAGAVLIAVSAWMLPLRQLRDMSEARLPAWMEIASIAALMAALLFVAAYALGLPDAWSFILCLVFVATAAFGLFRSGAMTFVGHAGQRHRRVLTLAAFVAAFLFPFTQNGDDTNMSIAGAVLVFSATAMGLNIVVGLAGLLDLGYIAFLGSGAYVAATLSTSAFATIDWKPPFLVVVLVGACVAAVLGLIIGSPTLRVSGDYLAIVTLGFGEIFRFSMFNLDGNNGPNLTNGPNGIPGIPDLEVFGFNFGGSHTIAGIELTRFSNYYFLLLLLIGGVILAFARLNNSRIGRGWVAIREDEKAAEAMGVNVFGLKLLAFAIGAFLAGLAGTIKAHQDGAVSPDQYIFLESAFLLAAIVLGGMGTIAGVLLGATILKLLPEKLRFFQEYRLLLFGLLLVLMMRFRPEGLVASRRRQLEFHEEDEELAVEVEEERLAVGEAK, encoded by the coding sequence ATGACCGACATTCAGACTCCGGTCGACGAGGCCGCGGAGACTCCGGCGGCCGAGCCGGGCAAGCCGATCGCCTGGCCGCTCGGCCTGGCCGGTGTGGCGCTGGTGATCGTCGGTTCGTTCCTGTCCTGGAGCTACGACGGCCGGATCCTCAACGACCTGTCGATCAACTTCTACCCCGGCGGGCTGCAGATCCTGGCGATCATCGTCGCGCTGCTGTCGCTGGTGCTGTTGCTGGCGGAGAAGGGCCCGCTGGTCAGGCTGGGCTCGTGGCTGGACGCGACCCTCGGGCTGCGGGCCCTCGGGACCGGCCTGACGCTGTACATGGTGCTGGTGCTGATCGCGATCTCGGTCGAGTCCGACGGCCTGATCAACGTCAACCCGGGCGGGTACGTGACGCTCGCGGGCGCCGTACTGATCGCGGTCTCCGCCTGGATGCTGCCGCTGCGGCAGTTGCGGGACATGAGCGAGGCGCGGCTCCCGGCCTGGATGGAGATCGCCTCGATCGCGGCGTTGATGGCGGCGCTGCTGTTCGTGGCGGCGTACGCCCTCGGGCTGCCGGACGCGTGGTCGTTCATCCTCTGCCTGGTGTTCGTGGCCACCGCGGCGTTCGGGCTGTTCCGGTCCGGCGCGATGACGTTCGTCGGGCACGCCGGGCAGCGGCACCGCAGGGTGCTGACGCTGGCGGCGTTCGTGGCGGCGTTCCTGTTCCCGTTCACGCAGAACGGCGACGACACGAACATGTCGATCGCCGGCGCCGTGCTGGTGTTCAGCGCGACGGCGATGGGCCTGAACATCGTGGTCGGCCTGGCCGGACTGCTGGACCTCGGGTACATCGCGTTCCTGGGATCCGGTGCGTACGTCGCGGCGACGCTGTCGACGTCGGCGTTCGCGACCATCGACTGGAAGCCGCCGTTCCTGGTGGTCGTCCTGGTCGGTGCCTGCGTGGCGGCGGTGCTGGGCCTGATCATCGGTTCGCCGACGCTGCGGGTCTCGGGTGACTACCTGGCCATCGTGACGCTCGGCTTCGGCGAGATCTTCCGGTTCTCGATGTTCAACCTGGACGGCAACAACGGCCCGAACCTGACCAACGGCCCGAACGGCATCCCGGGCATCCCGGACCTGGAGGTGTTCGGCTTCAACTTCGGTGGGTCGCACACGATCGCGGGGATCGAGCTGACCCGGTTCTCGAACTACTACTTCCTGCTGCTGTTGCTGATCGGCGGCGTCATCCTGGCGTTCGCCCGGCTGAACAACAGCCGGATCGGTCGCGGCTGGGTGGCGATCCGGGAGGACGAGAAGGCCGCCGAGGCGATGGGCGTGAACGTGTTCGGGCTGAAGCTGCTCGCGTTCGCGATCGGCGCCTTCCTGGCCGGCCTGGCGGGCACCATCAAGGCCCATCAGGACGGCGCGGTCAGCCCGGACCAGTACATCTTCCTGGAGTCGGCGTTCCTGCTCGCCGCGATCGTGCTCGGCGGTATGGGCACCATCGCCGGTGTGCTGCTGGGGGCGACGATCCTGAAGCTGCTGCCCGAGAAGCTGCGGTTCTTCCAGGAGTACCGGCTGCTGCTGTTCGGCCTGCTGCTGGTGCTGATGATGCGGTTCCGGCCCGAGGGCCTGGTCGCGAGCAGGCGGCGGCAGCTCGAGTTCCACGAGGAGGACGAGGAGTTGGCCGTCGAGGTCGAAGAGGAACGGCTGGCAGTGGGGGAGGCGAAATGA
- a CDS encoding DUF554 domain-containing protein, translated as MFIGIGTVVNVATVLVGSVLGVLVGHRLSHRTRDLVTDALGLVTLLIAISSALTVGDDVLGAAVGDSAPILIVLGAMLIGGILGSVLRIEQRLEDFGGWMQRRFDRGEGRGTFVEGFVSASMVFCVGPLTFLGALNDGLGRGPDELLLKAVLDGFASIAFAASFGWGVAASALVVLVIQGLMTAVGAVLGDVLPEAHVTALGATGGVMLIGVALRLLKLKQVAVADLLPALIVAPLLVQLLVVIRN; from the coding sequence TTGTTCATCGGGATCGGGACGGTCGTGAACGTCGCGACGGTGCTCGTCGGTTCGGTACTCGGCGTACTCGTCGGCCACCGCCTCAGTCACCGGACCCGGGACCTGGTCACCGACGCGCTCGGGCTGGTCACGCTGCTGATCGCGATCAGTTCGGCACTCACGGTGGGCGACGACGTGCTCGGCGCCGCGGTCGGCGACAGCGCGCCGATCCTGATCGTGCTCGGCGCGATGCTGATCGGCGGGATCCTCGGTTCGGTACTGCGGATCGAGCAGCGGCTGGAGGACTTCGGCGGCTGGATGCAGCGCCGGTTCGACCGCGGCGAGGGACGCGGTACGTTCGTCGAGGGGTTCGTGTCCGCGTCGATGGTGTTCTGCGTCGGGCCGCTCACGTTTCTCGGCGCGCTGAACGACGGCCTCGGGCGCGGCCCCGACGAGCTGCTGCTGAAGGCGGTGCTGGACGGGTTCGCCTCGATCGCGTTCGCCGCGTCCTTCGGCTGGGGCGTCGCGGCGTCCGCGCTGGTCGTCCTCGTGATCCAGGGACTGATGACAGCTGTCGGCGCTGTACTGGGCGACGTACTGCCCGAGGCCCACGTTACTGCGCTCGGCGCCACCGGTGGCGTGATGCTGATCGGTGTGGCGCTGAGACTACTGAAACTCAAGCAGGTCGCCGTCGCGGACCTGCTGCCTGCTCTGATCGTCGCGCCGCTGCTGGTCCAGTTGCTCGTCGTGATCCGCAACTGA
- a CDS encoding ABC transporter ATP-binding protein, producing the protein MSPMLEVKDLEVAYGKILAVKKISFSVEQGQVVSLIGTNGAGKTTTLKTISGLLRPNAGEIWFQGERIDHVPAHDIVTRGLAHSPEGRRIFPRLSVEENLMLGAFSRRDPGGVRADLAAAYDLFPILGERRKQPAGTFSGGEQQMLAMGRAMMCRPKLMMLDEPSMGLSPIMMKRIMSTVTELQRQGTTILLVEQNAQAALKRADYGYVLEVGKIVLSGTGRDLLVNDSVRKAYLGED; encoded by the coding sequence ATGAGCCCGATGCTCGAGGTCAAGGACCTCGAAGTTGCCTACGGCAAGATCCTTGCGGTGAAGAAGATCAGCTTCAGCGTGGAGCAGGGACAGGTGGTGTCGCTGATCGGCACCAACGGCGCCGGCAAGACCACCACGCTGAAGACGATCTCCGGCCTGCTCCGCCCGAACGCCGGCGAGATCTGGTTCCAGGGCGAGCGGATCGACCACGTCCCGGCGCACGACATCGTGACCCGGGGCCTGGCGCACTCGCCGGAGGGGCGGCGGATCTTCCCGCGGCTCTCGGTCGAGGAGAACCTGATGCTCGGCGCGTTCTCGCGCCGGGACCCCGGGGGCGTGCGCGCCGATCTGGCGGCGGCGTACGACCTGTTCCCGATCCTCGGGGAGCGCCGCAAGCAGCCGGCCGGGACGTTCTCCGGCGGTGAGCAGCAGATGCTGGCGATGGGCCGGGCGATGATGTGCCGGCCGAAGCTGATGATGCTCGACGAGCCCTCGATGGGGCTGTCGCCGATCATGATGAAGCGGATCATGTCCACGGTCACCGAGCTGCAGCGGCAGGGTACGACGATCCTGCTCGTCGAGCAGAACGCGCAGGCGGCGCTGAAGCGGGCCGACTACGGCTACGTGCTCGAGGTCGGGAAGATCGTGCTGTCCGGTACCGGCCGGGACCTGCTCGTCAACGACTCGGTCCGCAAGGCCTACCTCGGCGAGGACTGA
- a CDS encoding ABC transporter ATP-binding protein yields MTVTETRRPAARPAGDPVLEASGVTMRFGGLLAVNDVSLTVREGEIVGLIGPNGAGKTTFFNCLTGLYKPTGGQVRFSGTPLPPKPRAVVRAGMARTFQNIRLFANMTALENVMVGRYCRTSAGALTSVLHGPKFRREEAATRARAQELLDFVGLGRSTEHLARNMPYGDQRRLEIARALATDPKLILLDEPTAGMNPQETRQAMDLIFKIRDSGLSVVVIEHDMRFIFNLCDRVLCLVQGQALIEGTPEEVQSDPRVIEAYIGTGEEDEEDVDVREAHVQDTTVSDEEGRP; encoded by the coding sequence ATGACCGTCACCGAGACCCGGCGCCCGGCCGCGCGGCCGGCGGGCGACCCGGTGCTGGAAGCCTCCGGCGTGACGATGCGGTTCGGCGGCCTGCTGGCCGTGAACGACGTCAGCCTGACCGTCCGCGAGGGCGAGATCGTCGGCCTGATCGGCCCGAACGGCGCCGGCAAGACGACGTTCTTCAACTGCCTCACCGGCCTGTACAAGCCGACCGGCGGGCAGGTCCGGTTCTCCGGTACGCCGTTGCCGCCCAAGCCGCGGGCCGTGGTCCGGGCCGGGATGGCGCGGACGTTCCAGAACATCCGGCTGTTCGCGAACATGACCGCGCTGGAGAACGTGATGGTCGGGCGGTACTGCCGGACCAGCGCGGGAGCGCTCACCTCGGTGCTGCACGGGCCGAAGTTCCGGCGCGAGGAGGCGGCCACCCGGGCCCGGGCCCAGGAGCTGCTCGACTTCGTCGGTCTCGGCCGGTCGACCGAGCACCTGGCCCGGAACATGCCGTACGGCGACCAGCGCCGGCTCGAGATCGCGCGGGCGCTGGCCACCGACCCGAAGCTCATCCTGCTGGACGAGCCGACCGCCGGCATGAACCCGCAGGAGACCCGGCAGGCGATGGACCTGATCTTCAAGATCCGGGACTCCGGCCTGTCGGTCGTGGTGATCGAGCACGACATGCGGTTCATCTTCAACCTCTGCGACCGGGTGCTCTGCCTGGTCCAGGGCCAGGCCCTGATCGAGGGCACGCCGGAGGAGGTGCAGTCCGACCCGCGGGTGATCGAGGCCTACATCGGCACCGGCGAGGAGGACGAGGAGGACGTCGACGTCCGCGAGGCCCACGTCCAGGACACCACGGTCTCCGACGAGGAGGGCAGGCCATGA
- a CDS encoding transcriptional regulator — protein MYDERMRTIALAAMGAGESLNSVSKRLGISRAALREWRDRGERPLRPSECPRCGTGTLDAPSYAQLLGLYLGDGCLSRHRRDVYALRIACDDVYPRLIDEAEGVVRAVHPGRPVHRVRAVGCTSVVSYWKHWPCLFPQHGAGPKHRRTIALADWQREIVAAHPELFLRGLFNSDGCRVANWATRTVAGQPKRYEYPRYMFSNESADIMRLCQWALDLLDIPWRMPRPNALSVARRDAVTTLDTFIGPKS, from the coding sequence ATGTACGACGAGCGGATGCGGACGATTGCGCTTGCGGCGATGGGGGCCGGCGAGAGTCTGAACTCGGTCAGCAAGCGGCTCGGAATCAGTCGGGCCGCGCTTCGGGAGTGGCGGGATCGCGGGGAACGTCCCCTGCGGCCGAGCGAGTGCCCGCGGTGTGGGACCGGGACGCTCGATGCCCCGTCGTACGCGCAACTGCTGGGGTTGTATCTGGGCGATGGTTGTCTGTCGCGGCATCGGCGGGATGTCTATGCGCTGCGGATCGCGTGTGACGACGTCTATCCGCGGCTGATCGACGAGGCGGAGGGCGTCGTACGTGCGGTGCATCCGGGGCGGCCGGTGCATCGGGTGCGGGCGGTCGGATGTACGTCGGTTGTCTCGTACTGGAAGCACTGGCCGTGCTTGTTTCCGCAGCACGGGGCGGGTCCGAAGCACCGGCGTACGATCGCGCTCGCCGACTGGCAACGGGAGATCGTCGCCGCACATCCCGAGTTGTTCCTGCGCGGCCTGTTCAACTCCGACGGCTGCCGGGTCGCCAACTGGGCGACGCGCACCGTCGCCGGTCAACCGAAACGGTACGAATACCCCCGCTACATGTTCTCGAACGAGTCCGCCGACATCATGCGCCTCTGCCAGTGGGCGCTCGATCTCCTGGACATTCCCTGGCGCATGCCCCGTCCCAACGCCCTCTCCGTCGCCCGCCGCGATGCCGTCACCACCCTCGACACCTTCATCGGTCCCAAGTCCTGA
- a CDS encoding GNAT family N-acetyltransferase: MAAVEVRDAQPGDAGALVALWRELSTSAGLPSRLPAPPSETAAEVAVGKHLADPAGRLLVVELDGQVHGMAYLRRTAVSPLHDDATVTVEYLHVSDTARRHGLGKALIAEAVTWAEHESCAHLAVVAPAIAREANRFLARLGLGQAGVLRFANTHTVRRRLASEHAPNLLALLSSRRSAIARRAVSSRVAPGSAGK, translated from the coding sequence GTGGCAGCCGTCGAGGTGAGGGACGCCCAGCCGGGGGACGCCGGTGCCCTGGTCGCGCTGTGGCGTGAGCTGAGCACCTCCGCCGGGCTGCCGTCCCGGCTGCCGGCGCCGCCGTCGGAGACCGCGGCGGAAGTTGCTGTCGGCAAACACCTGGCGGATCCGGCGGGCCGGCTGCTGGTGGTCGAGCTGGACGGTCAGGTGCACGGCATGGCGTACCTGCGGCGGACCGCGGTCAGCCCGCTGCACGACGACGCCACGGTCACGGTCGAGTACCTGCACGTCAGCGACACGGCCCGCCGGCACGGCCTGGGCAAGGCACTGATCGCGGAGGCGGTCACCTGGGCCGAGCACGAGAGCTGCGCGCACCTGGCCGTGGTCGCGCCCGCGATCGCCCGCGAGGCGAACCGTTTCCTCGCCCGCCTCGGTCTCGGGCAGGCCGGCGTACTGCGGTTCGCGAACACGCACACGGTGCGTCGCCGGCTCGCCTCCGAGCACGCGCCGAACCTGCTGGCCCTGCTGTCCTCGCGACGCTCCGCGATCGCCCGCCGGGCGGTCAGCTCCCGGGTGGCGCCTGGATCAGCTGGCAAGTGA
- a CDS encoding hotdog fold thioesterase, giving the protein MSMEGTLLQTMGIVVTEAAPDRVVATMPVKGNTQPYGLLHGGASCVLAESLGSIGSALHAAAYGKVAVGVDINATHHRAVRDGTVTGVATPIYLGRTTTSYEVVVTDDRDKRVCTARITCQLIQAPPGS; this is encoded by the coding sequence ATGAGCATGGAGGGCACCCTCCTGCAGACAATGGGAATCGTTGTCACCGAGGCCGCGCCGGACCGCGTGGTCGCCACGATGCCGGTCAAGGGCAACACCCAGCCGTACGGGCTGCTGCACGGCGGCGCGTCCTGCGTGCTGGCCGAGAGCCTCGGCTCGATCGGGTCCGCGCTGCACGCGGCGGCGTACGGGAAGGTCGCGGTCGGCGTGGACATCAACGCCACCCACCACCGCGCGGTCCGCGACGGGACGGTGACCGGGGTCGCGACGCCGATCTACCTCGGCCGGACGACCACGTCGTACGAGGTGGTCGTCACCGACGACCGGGACAAGCGGGTCTGCACCGCGCGGATCACTTGCCAGCTGATCCAGGCGCCACCCGGGAGCTGA
- a CDS encoding branched-chain amino acid ABC transporter permease — protein MDQFFQQLVNGLTLGSLYALIAVGYTVVYGIVQLINFAHGEVFMIGAFGALTTYLLFFDGQTGVWILPIMIVGAMIASVGTAVLMERVAYRPLRNAPRLAPLITAIGISVFLQEFIRLFYEEPAWTVVVFAGLAVFVGYLVGGAVAKTDLNHPVSKWYDRGPLLGAAGGAVALWIVARLVERDVTVVLGVGVVVVGALLGAAIGWLAGLAVRRNARVQVPVAAIVATAAAAALVAEVGWVLFKKLITSVEWPSAKLRIPFPQIDVVTGNALQVGGVTIQRSAIFTVAALVICAGLLWFFINRTRLGRGMQAVSQDPDTARLMGINVDRIIVVAFVLGAVLAAIAGVSQGLQNTNIEFRMGFLAGLKAFTAAVLGGIGNIYGAVVGGLVLGVVEAMATQYIPGQFGGSTWKDVWAFVILILVLVFRPQGLLGARVVDRA, from the coding sequence GTGGACCAGTTCTTCCAGCAACTCGTCAACGGGCTGACCTTGGGCTCGCTGTACGCCCTGATCGCGGTCGGATACACCGTCGTGTACGGCATCGTGCAGCTCATCAACTTCGCCCACGGCGAGGTGTTCATGATCGGCGCGTTCGGCGCGCTGACAACGTACTTGTTGTTCTTCGACGGTCAGACCGGTGTGTGGATCCTGCCGATCATGATCGTCGGCGCCATGATCGCGTCGGTCGGCACCGCGGTGCTGATGGAGCGTGTCGCGTATCGTCCCCTGCGGAACGCGCCACGACTCGCGCCGCTGATCACGGCGATCGGCATCTCGGTGTTCCTGCAGGAGTTCATCCGGCTCTTCTACGAGGAGCCCGCCTGGACGGTCGTGGTGTTCGCCGGCCTGGCCGTGTTCGTCGGCTACCTGGTCGGCGGTGCGGTCGCGAAGACCGACCTGAACCACCCGGTGTCGAAGTGGTACGACCGCGGCCCGCTGCTCGGCGCCGCCGGCGGTGCCGTCGCGCTGTGGATCGTCGCCCGGCTGGTCGAGCGGGACGTGACCGTGGTGCTCGGCGTCGGTGTGGTCGTGGTCGGCGCGCTGCTCGGCGCGGCGATCGGCTGGCTCGCGGGTCTCGCCGTACGACGGAACGCCCGGGTGCAGGTTCCCGTGGCCGCGATCGTCGCGACCGCGGCCGCTGCGGCCCTGGTCGCCGAGGTCGGCTGGGTGCTGTTCAAGAAGCTGATCACCAGCGTGGAGTGGCCGAGCGCGAAGCTGCGCATCCCGTTCCCGCAGATCGACGTGGTGACCGGCAACGCGCTGCAGGTCGGCGGGGTGACGATCCAGCGGTCCGCGATCTTCACGGTCGCGGCGCTCGTGATCTGCGCCGGGCTGCTGTGGTTCTTCATCAACCGGACCCGCCTCGGCCGCGGTATGCAGGCCGTGTCGCAGGACCCGGACACCGCGCGGCTGATGGGTATCAACGTCGACCGGATCATCGTGGTCGCGTTCGTGCTCGGTGCGGTGCTGGCCGCGATCGCCGGTGTCTCGCAGGGCCTGCAGAACACGAACATCGAGTTCCGGATGGGCTTCCTGGCGGGCCTCAAGGCGTTCACCGCCGCGGTGCTCGGCGGTATCGGCAACATCTACGGCGCCGTCGTCGGCGGCCTGGTGCTGGGGGTCGTCGAGGCGATGGCCACGCAGTACATCCCGGGTCAGTTCGGCGGTAGTACCTGGAAGGACGTCTGGGCCTTCGTCATCCTGATCCTGGTTCTGGTGTTCAGGCCGCAGGGCCTGCTGGGCGCGAGGGTGGTGGACCGCGCATGA
- a CDS encoding response regulator, with amino-acid sequence MDLAEMLAEEGYDVVGQAGDGEEAIRLAIEQRPDLVILDVKMPKLDGLSAAEKIAGERIAPVLMLTAFSQRELVERARDAGAMAYLVKPFSKADLLPAIEIAASRYVELAELEREVADLAERLETRKLVDRAKSILQTKFGLSEPDSFRWIQKTAMDKRVSMRQVAELVVNEAGDS; translated from the coding sequence ATGGATCTGGCTGAGATGCTCGCGGAAGAGGGGTATGACGTCGTCGGGCAGGCGGGGGACGGCGAGGAGGCGATTCGGCTGGCGATCGAGCAGCGGCCGGATCTGGTGATTCTCGACGTGAAGATGCCGAAGCTGGACGGGTTGAGTGCGGCGGAGAAGATCGCGGGGGAGCGGATCGCGCCGGTGCTGATGCTGACCGCGTTCTCGCAGCGGGAGCTGGTCGAGCGGGCCCGGGACGCGGGCGCGATGGCGTACCTGGTGAAGCCGTTCTCGAAGGCCGACCTGCTGCCCGCGATCGAGATCGCCGCCTCCCGGTACGTCGAACTCGCCGAGCTGGAGCGGGAGGTCGCGGACCTCGCGGAGCGGCTCGAGACGCGCAAGCTGGTCGACCGGGCGAAGTCGATCCTGCAGACGAAGTTCGGGCTGTCGGAGCCGGACTCGTTCCGCTGGATCCAGAAGACCGCGATGGACAAGCGGGTGTCGATGCGCCAGGTCGCCGAGCTGGTGGTCAACGAGGCCGGCGATTCCTGA